The Erythrobacter sp. JK5 genome includes a region encoding these proteins:
- a CDS encoding JmjC domain-containing protein translates to MKAAPEDDPLRSLIAPLGEDRFFDEFWEKQYFHLPAADRPDVRKPQELVTLTELEEALENYLLAYPQVRVMRDGAAVAKEAFCGDLGSTNARLATRILPDNVVALYETGASILFQGLQVWHPRVRSYCSRLASAIGGAVAANAYLTPPGSRALALHCDPHDGFVCQIVGSKAWQVTYPAIELPTESQLATLDLSDRHEPIESFTLGQGDVLYIPRGFPHCAETTEREASLHLTISLRIPTWSDVLRMLAGDAASELDFRRGVRIDPRTSAKTGELNEVAAAHKLWQMMGRCGNGPLDRMAVGDGINPPEPRSHGLTGAVLGLRPSCDTRLRMRDSGRAAILPELAHLAEKTVFTIDEINPNDPEASAALAIRMVAEGIIEIVVEE, encoded by the coding sequence GTGAAAGCCGCGCCGGAGGATGATCCGCTCCGTTCGCTGATTGCACCGCTCGGCGAAGACCGGTTTTTCGACGAATTCTGGGAGAAGCAATATTTCCATCTCCCGGCTGCCGACCGCCCCGATGTCCGAAAGCCGCAGGAACTGGTGACTCTGACCGAGCTCGAGGAGGCGCTCGAAAACTATCTGCTGGCCTATCCGCAGGTGCGCGTGATGCGCGATGGCGCGGCCGTGGCGAAGGAGGCCTTCTGCGGTGACCTGGGTAGCACCAATGCGCGGCTAGCGACCCGAATTCTGCCCGACAACGTGGTGGCGCTGTACGAAACCGGGGCATCGATCCTGTTTCAGGGATTGCAGGTCTGGCATCCCCGCGTGCGGTCGTATTGCAGCCGGCTCGCCAGCGCGATCGGCGGCGCGGTCGCGGCGAATGCCTATCTGACGCCGCCGGGATCGCGCGCGCTCGCGCTGCATTGCGATCCGCATGACGGGTTCGTTTGCCAGATCGTCGGCAGCAAGGCGTGGCAGGTGACCTATCCCGCAATCGAGCTTCCTACCGAAAGCCAACTTGCAACGCTCGATCTGTCGGATCGCCACGAGCCCATCGAGAGCTTCACGCTCGGTCAGGGAGATGTTCTGTATATTCCCCGCGGCTTCCCGCACTGCGCCGAGACGACCGAGCGCGAGGCCTCGCTGCACCTGACCATCAGCCTGAGGATACCGACGTGGAGCGACGTGCTGCGCATGCTGGCAGGCGATGCCGCCAGCGAACTCGATTTCCGCCGGGGCGTGAGGATCGACCCTCGGACTTCGGCGAAAACCGGCGAACTGAACGAAGTCGCAGCCGCGCACAAGCTGTGGCAGATGATGGGCCGATGCGGCAATGGTCCACTCGACCGGATGGCGGTGGGCGACGGCATCAACCCGCCCGAACCCAGATCGCACGGGCTGACCGGAGCCGTCCTGGGGCTCCGCCCCAGTTGCGATACCCGGTTGCGCATGCGGGATTCGGGCCGGGCCGCGATCCTGCCCGAACTGGCTCACCTCGCCGAAAAGACGGTTTTCACGATCGACGAGATCAATCCCAACGATCCGGAGGCCAGTGCCGCGCTCGCGATCAGGATGGTCGCGGAAGGGATCATCGAAATTGTCGTCGAAGAATGA
- a CDS encoding glycosyltransferase, which yields MPDGRSHTEVCVIVPVHDGEPFLHEALAGLDDQTFAGFETVIVDDGSQDRSRAIIEEWVRRSPQCRRQLDTPGSGAQGVAAARNLAIANTNRRWLAFCDQDDIWHPEKLARQIETVRASPHFDLIATVPELLVQTGQPDPSLILWHAMIEALATDPVVELTTQDILSSAPICLSSAMVRRDALVEAGGFSSDLRWTSDWEAWLRLSFGRRIALMADPLVRYRLHGANEFQRMRSESAFLDEVRTIHDRLACAPNLVGCASETDARRKIERMAAPAGGDDGKWWSSDRPLEK from the coding sequence ATGCCTGACGGACGCTCCCATACCGAAGTATGCGTGATCGTCCCCGTGCACGACGGCGAACCGTTCCTGCACGAGGCGCTGGCGGGGTTGGACGACCAGACCTTCGCCGGGTTCGAAACCGTGATTGTCGATGACGGATCGCAGGATCGCTCGCGCGCGATCATCGAAGAATGGGTCCGTCGCAGCCCCCAATGTCGCCGACAGCTGGATACGCCGGGCTCGGGCGCGCAGGGCGTTGCGGCGGCACGCAATCTCGCGATCGCGAACACGAACAGACGCTGGCTCGCCTTTTGCGATCAGGACGACATCTGGCACCCGGAAAAGCTCGCCCGGCAGATCGAGACCGTCCGCGCGTCTCCGCATTTCGATCTGATTGCGACGGTCCCGGAATTGCTCGTGCAGACCGGGCAGCCCGACCCCAGCCTCATCCTCTGGCATGCGATGATCGAAGCGCTGGCCACAGACCCCGTCGTCGAGCTCACCACGCAGGATATCCTGAGCAGCGCGCCGATTTGCCTGTCCAGCGCCATGGTGCGGCGCGATGCGCTGGTCGAAGCGGGCGGGTTTTCGTCCGACCTGCGATGGACATCGGACTGGGAGGCGTGGCTCAGATTATCCTTCGGACGGCGGATCGCGCTGATGGCCGACCCGCTCGTGCGGTATCGCCTGCATGGGGCGAACGAGTTCCAGCGGATGCGAAGCGAGAGCGCATTTCTCGACGAGGTCAGGACGATCCACGATCGGCTGGCGTGCGCACCCAATCTGGTCGGATGCGCGAGCGAGACCGACGCGCGGCGAAAGATCGAGCGGATGGCGGCACCGGCGGGTGGGGATGACGGCAAATGGTGGAGTTCCGATCGACCTCTAGAGAAGTGA
- a CDS encoding nucleotidyltransferase family protein produces the protein MEQGLRGAILAGGRGTRMAPLNEFFPKPLLPIMNRPLIEYQILAMKKLGIDQVTILIGHKGYLISQELGDGARLGVQITYVEQTEALGIAHALGQLAPHIDGPFVLMLGDIYFVEDDLGDMVRIYHESAYSAVLAAKRVSDPREMAKNYAILTDRKGRVTRVVEKPRETASELKGVGLYLFDATIFDAIRRTPRTAMRNEYELTEAIQILVESGADVRVSACVKDDLNLTSPADLLACNMKVMANSGMRQCMAEGAHVHPGAVLQSSIVGTGARIAHPIAIRRSVIFAGTIIDTDSDQDGMVISPGCAVDVRSQFTDWPSALVG, from the coding sequence ATGGAACAAGGGCTTCGCGGAGCGATTCTTGCAGGCGGACGCGGCACCCGCATGGCTCCGTTGAACGAATTCTTCCCCAAACCGCTGCTCCCGATCATGAACCGGCCGCTGATCGAGTACCAGATCCTGGCGATGAAGAAGCTCGGCATCGATCAGGTCACGATCCTGATCGGACACAAGGGATATCTGATTTCGCAGGAGCTCGGCGACGGCGCGCGGCTGGGTGTGCAGATCACCTATGTCGAACAGACCGAGGCGCTGGGTATCGCGCATGCGCTGGGCCAGCTCGCCCCGCATATCGACGGACCGTTCGTGCTGATGCTCGGCGATATCTACTTCGTCGAGGACGACCTCGGCGACATGGTGCGCATCTATCACGAATCCGCCTACAGCGCGGTGCTCGCGGCCAAGCGGGTCAGCGATCCGCGCGAAATGGCGAAGAACTACGCGATCCTGACCGATCGCAAGGGCAGGGTGACCCGGGTCGTCGAAAAGCCGCGCGAAACGGCCAGCGAACTCAAGGGCGTGGGTCTCTACCTGTTCGACGCCACGATTTTCGATGCGATCCGGCGAACGCCGCGCACCGCGATGCGCAACGAATACGAACTGACCGAAGCGATCCAGATCCTCGTGGAATCCGGGGCCGACGTGCGGGTTTCGGCCTGCGTCAAGGACGATCTCAATCTGACCAGCCCGGCCGACCTGCTGGCCTGCAACATGAAGGTCATGGCCAACTCCGGGATGCGGCAATGCATGGCGGAGGGCGCGCACGTCCACCCCGGTGCGGTGCTCCAGTCCTCGATTGTCGGGACCGGAGCACGGATCGCGCACCCGATCGCCATCCGCCGTTCGGTGATTTTCGCCGGCACGATCATCGATACCGACAGCGATCAGGACGGTATGGTGATCTCGCCCGGATGCGCGGTCGATGTGCGATCGCAGTTTACCGACTGGCCATCGGCCTTGGTGGGATGA
- a CDS encoding radical SAM protein → MRSVTININQTCPLKCRHCSLGFSDGDHSRGTALSPARLTEMIEAIDTASYQIALFAGGEPTLNADLIAVGAQAAAARGLIPAVVTAPIWARAERTAERLLSSIGPVRLLILSYDKYHLEFLKREDYLRAIRMAKARGFTPVLQVSAASEAEGRAAIEDMAPHLAREMINVMPVVGVGNALLEESLELSPPVNSPGDLEAIKRSCVAGNAFIDESGDLHGCCWASSVEDSPISIKGPVGDLARRFGALEGNEAFVRMVGGGFIDTLDEAQKARLAELARDRRFATECDLCLLAMSDTASGIFAAEAPVDA, encoded by the coding sequence ATGCGTTCCGTGACGATCAACATCAACCAGACGTGCCCGCTCAAATGCCGGCACTGCTCGCTGGGGTTTTCGGACGGCGACCACAGCCGGGGTACGGCGCTGTCACCCGCGCGCCTGACCGAGATGATCGAGGCGATCGATACCGCCAGCTACCAGATCGCGCTGTTCGCGGGCGGAGAGCCGACGCTGAACGCCGATCTGATCGCGGTCGGCGCGCAGGCCGCGGCCGCTCGCGGATTGATCCCGGCGGTGGTGACTGCACCGATCTGGGCGCGCGCCGAGCGCACGGCGGAGCGGCTCTTGTCGAGCATCGGCCCGGTGCGGCTGCTGATCCTGAGCTACGACAAGTATCACCTCGAGTTTCTCAAGCGCGAAGATTACCTGCGCGCGATCCGGATGGCGAAGGCGCGCGGCTTCACCCCGGTTCTGCAGGTATCCGCCGCGTCCGAGGCCGAGGGCCGGGCGGCGATCGAGGACATGGCACCCCATCTCGCGCGAGAAATGATCAATGTCATGCCGGTGGTCGGCGTTGGAAATGCGTTGCTGGAGGAAAGCCTTGAACTGTCGCCGCCGGTTAACTCGCCCGGCGACCTCGAAGCGATCAAGCGAAGCTGCGTTGCAGGCAACGCCTTCATCGATGAGTCGGGAGACCTGCACGGCTGCTGCTGGGCTTCGTCGGTCGAAGACAGCCCGATCTCGATCAAGGGGCCGGTAGGCGACCTTGCCCGCCGCTTCGGCGCGCTCGAGGGCAACGAGGCCTTTGTGCGCATGGTCGGTGGCGGATTCATCGATACTCTGGACGAGGCGCAGAAGGCTCGCCTGGCCGAGCTCGCCCGCGACCGCAGGTTCGCCACCGAATGCGACCTGTGCCTGCTGGCCATGTCAGATACGGCATCGGGGATTTTCGCGGCGGAGGCACCTGTCGATGCCTGA
- a CDS encoding tetratricopeptide repeat protein, translating to MASRRAWPPARSTGAVKLPLSPHRTALSELAANRPADALAHLDRGAEQFGDHLGSWLASGWAYFLAGDVATARARFEKALELDDTFGEGHGSLAALDAMAGDLEAARRRMEIARRLDNQSFSAALAGIVIAEAEGNPDRARRIFEIASSQPLSHDGKTLAQLLTRAAL from the coding sequence ATGGCAAGCCGTCGCGCGTGGCCACCGGCCCGGAGCACAGGCGCGGTCAAGCTGCCGCTATCCCCGCATCGAACGGCGCTGTCCGAGCTGGCTGCCAATCGGCCCGCAGACGCGCTCGCGCACCTCGACCGCGGGGCCGAGCAGTTCGGCGATCACCTTGGCAGCTGGCTGGCATCCGGCTGGGCCTATTTCCTTGCCGGAGACGTTGCCACTGCACGCGCGCGGTTCGAAAAGGCGCTGGAACTCGACGACACGTTCGGGGAAGGGCACGGCTCGCTCGCCGCGCTCGACGCGATGGCGGGGGATTTGGAAGCGGCCAGGCGCCGGATGGAAATCGCCCGGCGGCTCGACAACCAATCCTTTTCAGCCGCGCTCGCGGGGATCGTCATCGCCGAGGCGGAAGGAAACCCCGACAGGGCCAGGCGGATCTTCGAGATCGCCTCAAGCCAGCCGCTGTCGCATGACGGCAAGACGCTTGCCCAGCTGCTGACCCGCGCCGCGCTTTAG
- a CDS encoding FkbM family methyltransferase codes for MSCEFLDFTFGRMGMLPRGIIHVGANSGQEVSEYAARGIRSAVLVEPQEEVFRALEREVSDAGKPGFVALQAACWREDGAMLDWHVASNEGLSSSLLEPSGHRAVHPEVQFETRSKIETRTLDRLLQIASADVAERCNALVLDVQGAELDVLAGATATLRQIDYIWIEVSWGGLYRGDSSLEEIIDAMRGYGFRMAHLAMTRWTWGNALFLANRVIDGLVATR; via the coding sequence ATGTCCTGCGAATTCCTCGATTTCACCTTCGGACGAATGGGCATGTTGCCGCGCGGTATCATCCACGTCGGGGCCAATTCCGGACAGGAAGTAAGCGAGTATGCCGCGCGGGGGATCCGGTCGGCCGTTCTCGTCGAACCGCAGGAGGAGGTGTTTCGCGCACTCGAGCGCGAAGTGTCGGATGCAGGCAAGCCCGGTTTCGTCGCGCTTCAGGCGGCGTGCTGGCGCGAGGACGGCGCCATGCTGGATTGGCATGTGGCCAGCAACGAAGGGTTGTCTTCCTCGCTGCTCGAACCGTCCGGGCATCGCGCGGTGCACCCCGAAGTGCAGTTCGAAACGCGCAGCAAGATCGAGACCCGCACGCTCGACAGGCTGTTGCAAATCGCGAGTGCGGACGTGGCCGAACGGTGCAACGCCCTGGTGCTCGATGTGCAGGGAGCCGAACTCGACGTTCTGGCGGGCGCCACCGCGACGCTCCGACAGATCGATTACATCTGGATCGAGGTTAGCTGGGGCGGGCTCTACCGGGGCGACAGCAGCCTCGAGGAGATCATCGACGCGATGCGGGGATATGGCTTTCGCATGGCTCACCTCGCCATGACCCGCTGGACCTGGGGCAACGCGCTGTTCCTTGCCAACCGGGTCATCGACGGACTCGTCGCGACACGATGA